One genomic window of Parasteatoda tepidariorum isolate YZ-2023 chromosome 9, CAS_Ptep_4.0, whole genome shotgun sequence includes the following:
- the LOC107444478 gene encoding carbonic anhydrase 2-like produces the protein MQLMTLITIVWGIISCLHISRISAQECPADRYKQWAYNPYYPNGPLNWKDTYYNCKGKSQSPINIITSIVNRGKGRQYLKLRGYEIPLTNVKIENKGYTIEITPRDGIKRSIDLDNVRYNLKSFHFHWGNLQTEGSEHKINGRQYAMEVHFVHKNDQGKLAVVGVLFQESNVKNLALDVILSARDEYLYKDETFEGTIRQKGKMAKIYLEDLVDNGCSLYRYSGSLTTPPCTENVTWLVCKAIKYVKRSQMRKLFLLYSVRRGTGNKETCILINNHRNIQPLNGRIIYS, from the exons ATGCAGTTAATGACTTTGATAACCATAGTTTGGGGTATCATATCTTGTCTGC ATATTTCAAGAATAAGCGCTCAAGAATGTCCAGCTGACAGATATAAGCAATGGGCTTATAATCCTTACTATCCAAATG GTCCTTTGAATTGGAAGGATACTTACTATAATTGTAAAGGCAAAAGCCAATCACCAATTAACATAATTACAAGCATTGTTAATAGGGGAAAAGGTCGTCAGTATTTGAAGCTCAGAGGGTACGAAATTCCTCTTACCAACGTGAAGATAGAAAACAAAGGATATACAA tcgaAATTACGCCAAGAGATGGTATTAAGCGATCAATTGATCTCGACAATGTTAGATATAATTTGAAAAGCTTTCACTTTCATTGGGGAAACCTTCAAACGGAAGGCTCAGAGCATAAAATCAACGGACGCCAATACGCTATGGAG GTTCATTTTGTACACAAAAACGATCAAGGTAAACTTGCAGTTGTTGgtgttttatttcaa GAGAGCAATGTAAAAAATCTGGCTTTGGATGTAATTTTATCTGCAAGGGATGAATATCTGTATAAAGATGAAACATTTGAAGGAACTATAAGGCAAAAGGGGAAGATGGCCAAAATATATCTGGAAGATCTTGTTGACAATGGGTGTTCTCTTTATCGCTACAGTGGATCCTTGACTACGCCACCCTGCACAGAGAATGTCACATGGTTGGTTTGCAAAgcaattaaatatgttaaaagatCTCAA atgagAAAGCTGTTTTTATTGTATTCTGTAAGAAGGGGAACTGGCAATAAAGAAACCTGCATTCTTATCAACAACCATCGGAATATTCAACCATTAAATGGACggattatttattcataa